DNA sequence from the Gemmatimonadales bacterium genome:
ACTTGCATATGAAGTCGGAGCCGCACTCCGGAATCCTTGCGACCGTCCCGAGATTTTCGCTGCACCGAACACGCTCCGGAAGCGAGTCGATCATTTTGCACGCATACTACGGCTGGAGGCGACGCGCATTCTTGGGTGGGCGTTCGCTCAGGCGGTCCTCGCCGCCATCTGGGAGTTGGAAGACGACAGGAGTCTCACGACAGGCAAGGGTTGGCTTGCCTTCGCAAATACTGCTTATACGATGCTGGATCTAGATCACTCAAGCGGTTCGTGCCGCATTGACGCCTAACAAGCAACCGTGTCTCGCTCCGTGTTATCCGGGGGCGGTCGCCAGGTCGGCGTCGACCGTTCCCTGCCACGGTGTGCCATGCCGGATCATCGCGTTCAGGATCGTGAGCAGCTTCCGCATGCAGGCCATCAGCGCGACCATCGTGGGCTTGCCCGCCGCGCGAAGCCGGTGGTAAAACGCCCGCACGGGCGGGTTGTGCTGCGCCGCGGTCACCGCCGCCATGTACAGCGCGGTCCGCACCGGGGCGCGGCCGCCGGTCACCCGCCGCACGCCCCGCGCCGTGCCGCTGTCGCGGGCCATCGGTGCCACGCCGACCAACGCCGCAATCTGGCGTCGGGAGAGTGCCCCGAGCTCCGGCAAGTCCGCCAAGAGCGTGCGACTGAGGCCCGGGCCGACGCCAGGCATCGATTGCAACAGCGCGTCCTTCGCGCACCAGAGGGGACTGGCCGCAACGTGCGTCGCGACTGGTCGCATCGAGCGCCTGGAGACGGCGCGCCAGCCATTGGAGATGGCGGCGGAGATCCGCCTGCACAGCGCGCGGCGCGAGGTCCAGCCGATTCGTCTCGGCGGTCCGCATCTTCATCAGCTGGCGACGGCGGGTGAGCAAGGCGTCCAGCGCCTGGGTCGTCCGATCCGGCAGCGGCCGGGGCGCGGGGCGCACCTGCTCGCCGAACCGGGCGAGCACGGTCGCATCCAGTCGGTCCGTCTTCGCCAGCTGGCCAATCGCCCGCGCAAAGGCGCGCACTTGCCGTGGGTTCGCGATGACGACGGGCGGGCCCGCGGCCGCCAGCGCGGCGACCACGAGGCGTTCATAGCCGCCCGTCGCTTCGAGCACCACGCGCGCGGGGTGGCGGGCCTGGAGCTGGCGCACCAACCGGCGGACACCCGCGTCGGTATTGGCCGCCGTCCAGGGCGGCTCGCTCGGGAGCACTGCGACATCCAACGTGGCCTTGGCGACGTCAATGCCGACCACGACTCCTGCCGTTCCCTGCGTCATGGGAGCCTCCCTGTTGGGTGATCTCGCTGCGGCCCGTCCTTGCGTCATCCGGGGTGCCCCCGCTCAACCGTTCGGGCTCGTCTCGAGGCCCACCCGACGCCCTCGCTTGTTACCGGTCTCGGGACCCAGGTTTGCCCGGGCTGTCGGCTGGGTTGTGCAGAGAGCTTACTTCAAATTGGACATACAAGGGTTTGCAGCGGGCAGCCGGGCGCGGTTCCTCTTCCGAAGTCGCGGCCGCGCCCCCATGTTGGTTAGAGGATGGCGCGCCCGCTCAGCTCCCAGACGGCTGCCGCTGAAACCCAAAGTCGTTATGCCGTCGGCGCGGATCAGTAGTGATAGCGGGCCTGCAGAAACTCCACGCGATCGTCGAACACTTCATAGACGAGGCGGTCCGCTTCATTGATCCGGCGTGACCAGACATTGCCGCCAAGATGTTTGAGCGGTTCCGGTTTCCCGGGACCAGTGAAGGGATCCCGCAAGACCGCCTCCAGCAGATCGAACACGCGCAGGGCCGTTTTGCGGTTGGTGTCCACCCAGTAGCGGAGATCCTCCAGGCATTCATCCTGGAGGACGGCCCGGCGCCGGTGTGGAGACCGGCGGGTCAGGATGCCTCGCTCAGTCCGAGGTCCTGTCGAAGAGTCGCGAGGTCGCTCGCCTTGGTCCGGCCGCGTCGGCCGCGGGTCAAGGCGGCGAGCAATCGGGCCGCGTTCTGAGGCGATCGCAAGAGATAGGCAGTCTCCCGCAGGCTGGCCAATTCGTCGGCCGGAATGAGTGCCATGTCCTCGTGGCCACGGCGTTGAATGACGGCGGGCTCGCGCGAGCTCTCGACTTCGTCCCAGAGGGAGGCGAGGTTTTCACGGGCGTGGCTGTAGCTGGTCTTGACGGTCATCGGGCACCTCCTGTCTTGTACAGGACTATTGTACAATATGAGAGGATTGTCAAGGGCGGCATAACAGGGTTTGCAGCGGACAGCCGGGCGGGCCTCCGCTTCCGGAGTCGCGGCCGCGCCCCCATGTTAGTTGGAGGATGGCGCGGCCGCTCGGCTCCGTGCCGGCTGCCGCTGAAACCCAGAGTCGTTATGCCGCACGGCGTCGGTCACTTCCTCGCGAAGTTGCGAACCATCCGAGCCCCGGCTTACTTGAGAATGTCGTTATTCCGGACCGAGGGATTACCATGCCGAGTTCGCCGCAGCTGAAGCAACGCATTCTCGCCGCCGTCGATGATCTCCCCGCCGACGCGACGATCGAAGACGCCATTGAGCGGTTGATTTTCATCGCCCAAGTGGAGCGGGGCTTGGCCCAAGTCGAAGCCGGCCAGCTCATCCCCCATGAGGAGATTGTTAAGCGCTTCAGCCGGTGACCCGCCTTGATTGGACGCCCCAAGCGTCCGAGGTCTGTTCGAGACGCTCTACACCGATCCCCTTCGTCTCAAGGAGTTCCTTGCGGCAATGACCGGCATCAGCCATGGTGCCACCATGAAGATCGCCCGGGCGTACCCCTGGGCGAATCACCGAACCTTCGTCGATGTGGGCACTGCGCAGGGCGATCTGGCAGCTCAGATCGTGCTGGCCAGCCGACACCTGCGGGGCGTCGGATTCGACCTGCCGGAAGTGGCGCCAGTGTTCGAGGAGTACGTCGCAGCGGTCGGTGCCGCCGACCGAAACATGCTGAT
Encoded proteins:
- a CDS encoding Txe/YoeB family addiction module toxin produces the protein MDTNRKTALRVFDLLEAVLRDPFTGPGKPEPLKHLGGNVWSRRINEADRLVYEVFDDRVEFLQARYHY
- a CDS encoding type II toxin-antitoxin system prevent-host-death family antitoxin, with product MTVKTSYSHARENLASLWDEVESSREPAVIQRRGHEDMALIPADELASLRETAYLLRSPQNAARLLAALTRGRRGRTKASDLATLRQDLGLSEAS